The following are from one region of the Pseudomonas putida genome:
- a CDS encoding alpha/beta hydrolase, whose amino-acid sequence MQLIPWSHECAEGFTLRGWRTPASGKPLLHFLHGNGFCCLAYQPLLMRLGEHFDLWLSDVQGHGDSDHGGVFRGWNRTAALAVDAFAAGRGEYGDVPRFAVGHSFGGVLTGLILASEPQLFTRAVLLDPVLFSRRMLGVMGVAALVGLHRRHALARKAASRRSHWPDREAALASLQGRGIFKGWTDAALHAYIEHAIGDCGEAVVLKCRPSREVEIFSSFPKRMWASLTAIRTPTRVLYGEHTYPFVPHSVNRLAALNPDVTAQQVPGGHCFMQEDPAMAAEWVLGFLLR is encoded by the coding sequence ATGCAGTTGATCCCCTGGTCTCACGAATGCGCCGAAGGCTTCACGCTGCGTGGCTGGCGAACCCCGGCCAGTGGCAAGCCGCTGCTGCACTTTCTGCACGGCAACGGCTTCTGCTGCCTGGCCTACCAGCCGTTGCTGATGCGCCTGGGTGAGCACTTCGACCTGTGGCTCAGCGATGTCCAGGGGCATGGTGACAGTGACCACGGCGGGGTGTTTCGTGGCTGGAACCGCACCGCTGCGCTGGCAGTGGACGCTTTCGCAGCCGGGCGAGGCGAGTATGGCGACGTGCCGCGCTTTGCCGTGGGGCACAGCTTCGGTGGCGTACTGACCGGCCTGATCCTGGCCAGTGAACCGCAACTGTTCACGCGTGCCGTGCTGCTTGACCCGGTACTGTTCAGCCGACGCATGCTGGGAGTGATGGGGGTTGCAGCGCTGGTCGGCTTGCATCGGCGCCATGCGTTGGCGCGCAAGGCCGCCAGCCGTCGCAGCCACTGGCCTGACCGTGAGGCGGCCCTGGCTTCGCTGCAGGGGCGGGGGATCTTCAAGGGGTGGACCGATGCGGCGCTGCACGCCTACATCGAGCACGCTATCGGTGACTGTGGCGAAGCGGTGGTGCTCAAGTGCCGACCAAGCCGTGAAGTGGAAATCTTCAGTTCGTTCCCCAAGCGCATGTGGGCGAGCCTGACGGCGATCCGCACGCCTACACGGGTGCTGTATGGCGAACATACCTATCCCTTCGTGCCCCATTCGGTGAACCGCCTGGCGGCGCTCAACCCTGACGTGACCG
- a CDS encoding LysE family translocator — MPAMLASADLLTAFVLFAFVSSITPGPNNTMLLASGVNFGVRRSIPHAMGISVGFMVMVLAVGLGLGEVFKAWPALYTVLRYTGAIYLLYLAWKIATSGPVGTASSSARKPLGFWGAAAFQWVNPKAWVMAVGAITTYTPAQGYVTNVIVIAALFALVNLPSVGVWVMFGSALRNLLQNPRWLMLFNVLMALLLVISLYPLLFVESAFS, encoded by the coding sequence ATGCCTGCCATGCTTGCCTCTGCCGACCTGCTGACCGCCTTCGTGCTGTTTGCCTTCGTATCTTCCATCACACCTGGCCCCAACAACACCATGCTGCTGGCCTCGGGGGTGAACTTCGGTGTGCGTCGCTCGATCCCCCATGCCATGGGTATCAGCGTCGGTTTCATGGTAATGGTGCTGGCCGTAGGCCTGGGCCTGGGCGAGGTGTTCAAGGCGTGGCCAGCGCTGTATACGGTACTGCGCTACACCGGCGCCATCTACCTGCTGTACCTGGCCTGGAAGATCGCCACCTCCGGGCCGGTCGGCACAGCCTCGTCCAGCGCCCGCAAACCGCTGGGCTTCTGGGGGGCGGCGGCATTCCAGTGGGTCAACCCGAAGGCTTGGGTGATGGCGGTAGGGGCGATAACCACCTACACACCGGCGCAAGGCTATGTGACCAACGTGATTGTCATTGCCGCCTTGTTCGCCTTGGTCAACCTGCCCAGCGTGGGGGTTTGGGTAATGTTTGGCAGCGCCCTGCGCAACCTGTTGCAGAATCCGCGCTGGCTGATGCTGTTCAATGTCCTGATGGCCTTGCTGCTGGTGATTTCACTGTACCCGCTGCTATTTGTAGAATCGGCGTTTTCCTGA
- a CDS encoding GNAT family N-acetyltransferase, protein MSLTIRPAVRADAEQILAFITELAEYERARHEVIASVADIEHSLFGEGSTVHSLICERDGRAIGFAVYFYSYSTWLGRNGIYLEDLYITPEQRGDGAGRQLLQHIAREAVANKCGRLEWSVLDWNEPAIGFYEKLGAEAQDEWVRYRLDGDKLAAFARG, encoded by the coding sequence ATGAGCCTCACCATTCGCCCTGCCGTACGCGCCGATGCCGAGCAGATCCTGGCCTTCATCACCGAGCTGGCAGAGTACGAACGTGCCCGCCACGAGGTGATAGCGAGCGTTGCCGATATCGAGCACAGCCTGTTCGGCGAGGGCAGCACCGTGCACAGCCTGATTTGCGAGCGCGATGGCCGGGCAATCGGTTTTGCCGTGTATTTCTATAGCTACTCGACCTGGCTAGGCCGCAACGGTATCTACCTGGAAGACCTGTACATCACCCCTGAGCAACGCGGCGACGGCGCCGGGCGACAGTTGCTGCAACACATTGCCCGCGAGGCGGTGGCAAACAAATGTGGGCGCCTGGAATGGAGTGTGCTGGACTGGAACGAGCCGGCGATTGGCTTCTATGAGAAGTTGGGCGCCGAAGCGCAGGATGAGTGGGTGCGCTACCGGCTGGATGGGGACAAGCTGGCGGCGTTTGCTCGCGGGTGA
- a CDS encoding CbtB domain-containing protein — protein sequence MPVTSAKQHSLTTPTTLSQRVVIAVGASLLGLCLVYFAGFSHIEAVHNAAHDTRHSAAFPCH from the coding sequence ATGCCCGTCACCAGCGCCAAGCAACACAGCCTTACCACCCCCACCACCCTCAGCCAGCGTGTCGTCATCGCCGTCGGCGCCAGCCTGCTGGGCCTGTGCCTGGTGTACTTCGCTGGTTTCTCGCACATCGAGGCCGTGCACAACGCCGCCCACGACACCCGCCACAGCGCCGCCTTCCCTTGCCACTGA
- a CDS encoding CbtA family protein, translating into MITRIARTAGFSGLLAALLLTLLQSFWVTPLILEAETYESAAPSAQHEHAGAVAGHEHSAEAWSPEDGWQRVLSTTGGNLVVAVGFALILTALYNLREPKRAGTGALWGLAGFAVFCLAPTLGLPPELPGTAAADLGQRQAWWIGTASATALGLALLVFARHGLLKALGAVLLVMPHVIGAPQPEVHESLAPAALEAQFKVASWLTNAAFWLALGLLSAWLFRRSSQA; encoded by the coding sequence ATGATCACACGCATTGCCCGTACCGCGGGCTTCAGCGGGCTGCTGGCGGCCTTGCTGCTGACCCTGCTGCAAAGCTTCTGGGTCACCCCGCTGATTCTCGAGGCTGAAACCTACGAGTCTGCGGCGCCGTCCGCCCAGCACGAACATGCTGGCGCAGTGGCCGGCCATGAACACAGCGCCGAAGCCTGGTCACCGGAAGACGGCTGGCAACGGGTACTGTCCACCACCGGCGGCAACCTGGTGGTGGCGGTCGGCTTCGCCCTGATCCTCACCGCCCTCTACAACCTGCGTGAACCAAAGCGTGCCGGCACGGGTGCACTGTGGGGCCTGGCAGGTTTCGCCGTGTTCTGCCTGGCCCCGACCCTGGGCCTGCCGCCGGAACTGCCAGGTACTGCAGCCGCCGACCTGGGACAACGCCAGGCCTGGTGGATCGGCACCGCCAGTGCCACTGCGCTGGGCCTGGCGCTGCTGGTGTTCGCTCGCCACGGGTTGCTGAAGGCACTGGGCGCCGTACTGCTGGTCATGCCCCATGTGATCGGTGCACCGCAACCCGAGGTGCACGAGAGCCTGGCCCCCGCAGCACTGGAAGCCCAGTTCAAAGTCGCCTCCTGGCTGACCAACGCCGCCTTCTGGCTGGCCCTGGGCCTGCTCAGCGCCTGGCTGTTCCGACGCTCCAGCCAGGCCTGA
- a CDS encoding cobalamin biosynthesis protein — protein MPAFYAGFGCRRGCPVDTLETLLRQALDDQGLALADLNGIASISLKADEPGLQQLAKRLDVPLVLYDCAQLQPYAHQLSHCSATAYAHSGCWGVAESAALALASQRLGTARLLLTRQVLGPATLALAC, from the coding sequence ATGCCAGCCTTCTACGCCGGTTTCGGCTGCCGTCGGGGTTGCCCGGTGGATACGCTGGAAACCTTGCTACGCCAGGCCCTGGACGATCAGGGCCTGGCGTTGGCCGACCTCAACGGTATCGCCAGCATCAGCCTGAAGGCCGACGAACCCGGTTTGCAGCAGCTGGCCAAGCGCCTCGACGTGCCCTTGGTGTTGTACGATTGCGCGCAGTTGCAACCCTACGCACACCAACTCAGCCACTGTTCCGCCACAGCCTATGCCCATAGCGGCTGCTGGGGCGTGGCCGAGAGTGCGGCACTGGCACTCGCCAGCCAGCGGCTGGGCACGGCCAGGTTGCTGCTGACGCGCCAGGTACTGGGCCCGGCTACCCTCGCCCTGGCCTGTTGA
- the cobM gene encoding precorrin-4 C(11)-methyltransferase, translating into MTVYFIGAGPGDPELITVKGQRLIRQCPVIIYAGSLVPAAVLEGHQAETVINSAELHLEQIIAAMRSAHERGQDVARVHSGDPSLYGAIGEQIRHLQALGIAYQIIPGVTATAASAALLGCELTLPQVAQTVILTRYGDSSPMPPGEQLGDLARHGSTLAIHLGVKHLSRIVDELLPHYGAHCPVAVVHRATWPDQDWVRGTLGDIVERVTAKDFRRTALILVGHVLGDTPFAESALYRAGHAHLYRPGD; encoded by the coding sequence ATGACGGTCTACTTCATCGGCGCCGGCCCAGGCGACCCGGAACTGATCACGGTCAAGGGCCAACGGCTGATTCGCCAGTGCCCGGTGATCATCTATGCCGGTTCGCTGGTGCCGGCCGCCGTGCTCGAGGGCCATCAGGCCGAGACCGTGATCAACAGTGCCGAACTGCACCTGGAACAGATCATTGCCGCCATGCGCAGCGCGCATGAGCGAGGCCAGGATGTGGCGCGGGTACACAGTGGCGACCCCAGCCTGTACGGCGCCATCGGTGAGCAGATCCGTCACCTGCAGGCGCTGGGCATCGCTTACCAGATCATCCCCGGGGTCACCGCCACGGCGGCCAGCGCCGCCCTGCTCGGCTGCGAACTGACCCTGCCGCAGGTCGCGCAGACCGTCATCCTCACCCGCTATGGCGACAGTTCGCCAATGCCGCCCGGCGAACAACTGGGCGACCTGGCGCGCCACGGCAGCACCCTGGCGATTCACCTGGGGGTCAAGCACCTGTCGCGTATCGTCGATGAACTGTTGCCACACTACGGCGCACACTGCCCGGTGGCGGTGGTACATCGCGCCACCTGGCCGGATCAGGACTGGGTGCGCGGCACCCTCGGCGATATCGTCGAACGCGTCACGGCCAAGGACTTCCGGCGCACCGCGCTGATCCTCGTGGGCCATGTACTGGGCGACACACCGTTTGCCGAATCGGCCTTGTACCGCGCAGGGCACGCCCACCTGTATCGCCCTGGCGACTGA
- a CDS encoding DUF1272 domain-containing protein — protein sequence MLDLRPNCECCDTDLPGDSPDALICSFECTFCRTCAETRFQGRCPNCTGQLVARPTRVGRALANNPASTQRVTKSHSACA from the coding sequence ATGCTGGACCTACGCCCCAACTGCGAGTGCTGCGATACCGACCTGCCGGGTGACAGCCCCGACGCGCTGATCTGCTCCTTCGAATGCACCTTCTGCCGCACCTGCGCCGAAACCCGTTTCCAGGGCCGCTGCCCGAACTGCACCGGCCAGTTGGTAGCACGCCCGACACGGGTCGGCCGGGCACTGGCCAACAACCCCGCCTCGACCCAGCGCGTGACCAAATCGCACTCTGCCTGCGCTTGA
- a CDS encoding response regulator transcription factor, with translation MTTVLIVDDHPIVRLSLRLLLERERFHVIGEVGNGSEVAQVARELRPDVVILDIGLPGLDGMEVIKRLQCLEPVPKIMVLTGQATDLYVRRCLDAGIGAFVTKEEDHEALLFALKALVKGYSTFPQMSVNSNSLESEPVRLASLSNREMEVLRRLARGENNKNIGTCMNLSAKTISTYRGRIMEKLKTESLVEMVDLAKRNSVY, from the coding sequence ATGACAACCGTGCTGATCGTCGACGACCACCCCATCGTCCGGCTGTCCCTGCGCCTACTGCTCGAGCGCGAGCGCTTTCATGTCATCGGCGAGGTCGGCAATGGCAGCGAGGTGGCGCAGGTGGCCCGCGAACTGCGCCCGGACGTGGTCATTCTCGACATCGGCCTGCCCGGCCTGGATGGCATGGAAGTGATCAAGCGCCTGCAATGCCTGGAGCCGGTCCCCAAGATCATGGTACTGACCGGCCAGGCCACCGACCTGTATGTGCGGCGCTGCCTGGATGCCGGCATCGGCGCTTTCGTCACCAAGGAAGAAGACCACGAGGCGTTGCTGTTTGCCCTCAAGGCCCTGGTCAAGGGCTACTCGACCTTCCCGCAAATGTCGGTCAACAGCAACTCGCTGGAAAGCGAACCGGTGCGCCTGGCCAGCCTGTCCAACCGGGAAATGGAGGTGCTGCGGCGGCTGGCGCGGGGCGAGAACAACAAGAATATCGGCACCTGCATGAACCTCAGTGCCAAGACCATCAGCACCTACCGGGGCCGCATCATGGAAAAGCTCAAGACCGAATCGCTGGTTGAAATGGTCGACCTGGCCAAGCGCAACAGCGTCTACTGA